The Synchiropus splendidus isolate RoL2022-P1 chromosome 1, RoL_Sspl_1.0, whole genome shotgun sequence genome includes a window with the following:
- the babam1 gene encoding BRISC and BRCA1-A complex member 1: METPDPGPADGEERPVELRPRTRSNPEGAEDRRSSTGSLGGNGSPSMSQPAVGSRVEGEGEASTSESLPSSTTTTPVNSVAAQSAPPATAVSAASASMPLPLASTKERPKPIPLQPTLPSATPPSAEYQLRVPRVNCPEKVIICLDLSEEMSLPKLESFNGSRTNALNISQKMIEMFVRTKHKIDKRHEFALVVINDDALWLSGFTSDPRELCSCLYDLETNVCESFNLEDLLNVIRQKIELPSMENVQTIPPPYVVRTVLIYSRHAGTLQFNPSEAVNKMLQSPYFYFDVVYLHNGVDDQGDETSWRDNYTSFCNLDSKGMCYRYEVSLCGPAIELHNCMAKLLAHPLQRPFQSHASYSLLEGDEPQDVEATV; encoded by the exons ATGGAGACTCCTGATCCTGGCCCAGCAGATGGGGAGGAGCGTCCAGTGGAGCTGCGACCGCGGACTCGCTCGAACCCAGAAGGTGCTGAGGACCGCCGCAGCAGCACCGGGAGTCTTGGAGGCAACGGAAGTCCGAGCATGTCTCAGCCTGCGGTTGGCAGTCGTGTGGAAGGTGAGGGTGAAGCCTCCACCAGTGAAAGTCTTCCCAGCTCCACCACGACCACCCCGGTGAATTCCGTCGCTGCACAATCCGCCCCGCCGGCCACTGCAGTGAGTGCAGCCAGCGCATCAATGCCGCTTCCTCTTGCATCTACCAAAGAAAGACCAAAACCCATACCACTGCAGCCCACTCTGCCCTCAGCAACTCCCCCATCAGCTGAATACCAGCTCAGAGTCCCCCGTGTTAATTGTCCCGAGAAAGTG ATCATCTGCTTAGACCTGTCTGAGGAAATGTCGCTGCCAAAGCTTGAGTCTTTTAATGG CTCTAGAACAAACGCACTGAACATCTCCCAGAAGATGATTGAGATGTTTGTCAGGACCAAACATAAGATTGACAAGCGGCACGAATTTGCTCTGGTGGTGATTAATGATGACGCTCTTTGG CTTTCAGGGTTCACGTCTGATCCCAGAGAACTCTGCAGCTGTCTCTATGACCTAGAGACCAACGTATGCGAGTCATTCA ATCTGGAAGACCTCCTCAACGTCAT TCGTCAGAAAATTGAGCTGCCATCAATGGAGAACGTTCAGACAATCCCTCCTCCATACGTGGTGCGAACTGTGCTCATCTACAGCCGCCATGCCGGCACTTTACAATTTAATCCCTCTGAGGCAGTAAAT AAAATGCTGCAGTCACCATACTTCTACTTCGACGTGGTTTATCTTCACAATGGTGTGGATGATCAGGGCGATGAGACGAGCTGGAGG GACAACTACACCTCCTTCTGTAACCTGGACTCTAAGGGAATGTGCTACCGCTACGAGGTTTCTCTGTGCGGTCCAGCTATTGAGCTGCACAACTGCATGGCCAAACTCTTGGCACATCCTCTCCAGAGGCCCTTCCAGAGCCACGCATCCTACAGCCTGCTGGAGGGGGACGAGCCCCAGGATGTCGAGGCCACGGTCTAG
- the gtpbp3 gene encoding tRNA modification GTPase GTPBP3, mitochondrial isoform X1, whose amino-acid sequence MLLRSICHWVRRTSVQGFMTRFTRQLCSRKRLHTGLADAETIFTLSSGHGRCGVAVIRVSGPASETALRCMAGLTRSLPPPRTAMLRSITDPQSKEVLDRGLVLWFPGPNSFTGEDSLEFHIHGGPAVITAVLQALGSMPGMRPAEAGEFTRRAFQAGKLGLTEVEGLGDLIHAETEAQRRQALRQMSGELGQLYQDWTDRLKRCLAHVEAFIDFSEDELIEDGVLEQVDGSVDGLRSEMARHLQDERRGERLRSGVQVVIAGATNAGKSSLLNTLCQRPAAIVSPIAGTTRDVVETALDVGGFPVLLSDTAGLRDSMDLVEKEGIRRARERVEQADLTLLVVDSTQLPVNNQQLKSFLQQHLSTVLPSSEGQMVRRCLLILNKADLLPGEHRLQLRMELGRLSGLPPVSLISCHTSDGLQDFLKALHRSVKTLCGDPLSDAPTLTQARHRAHIQQCVSALHQYAQYRDLDLALAAEGVRLALTSLGRITGRVGAEEILDIIFKDFCIGK is encoded by the exons ATGTTACTAAGGTCCATCTGTCATTGGGTGAGGAGAACCTCTGTCCAAGGATTTATGACGAG GTTTACAAGGCAATTATGCAGTCGTAAAAGACTCCACACTGGATTGGCTGATGCAGAGACCATCTTTACGTTATCATCGGGCCACGGTAGATGTGGTGTAGCTGTCATACGGGTCAGTGGTCCTGCATCAGAGACAGCCCTGCGGTGTATGGCTGGGTTGACACGCAGTCTGCCTCCTCCACGTACCGCCATGTTACGCAGCATCACTGATCCCCAGTCCAAAGAAGTGCTTGATCGTGGACTTGTGCTCTGGTTTCCAG GTCCAAACAGTTTTACTGGAGAGGACAGTTTAGAATTCCACATCCACGGGGGTCCAGCTGTCATCACTGCTGTCTTACAAGCATTAG gaaGCATGCCTGGTATGAGGCCTGCTGAAGCCGGCGAGTTCACACGGAGGGCCTTTCAAGCTGGGAAACTTGGACTCACAGAG GTTGAGGGTCTGGGAGACTTGATCCATGCTGAGACTGAAGCTCAGAGGAGGCAGGCACTACGGCAGATGTCGGGAGAGCTGGGCCAGCTCTACCAGGACTGGACCGACAGACTCAAACGA TGTCTCGCTCATGTGGAGGCCTTCATAGACTTCAGTGAGGATGAGCTAATTGAAGACGGGGTGCTGGAACAAG TAGATGGAAGTGTAGATGGTCTTCGATCAGAGATGGCTCGGCACTTGCAGGACGAGAGAAGAGGGGAACGGCTACGCAGTGGTGTTCAGGTGGTGATTGCAGGAGCCACCAATGCTGGGAAGAGCAGCCTCCTGAATACACTGT GCCAAAGACCAGCTGCAATTGTGTCTCCAATCGCCGGGACAACTAGGGACGTCGTGGAGACGGCACTGGATGTCGGAGGCTTCCCTGTCCTCCTGAGTGACACAGCTGGACTCAGAGACAGTATGGATCTGGTGGAGAAGGAAGGGATCCGCAGAGCACGTGAGAG GGTGGAGCAGGCAGATCTGACTCTGCTGGTTGTTGATTCTACGCAGCTCCCCGTCAACAACCAGCAGCTGAAGTCCTTCCTCCAACAACACCTGAGCACTGTCCTACCCAgttctgaaggtcagatgg TGCGCCGTTGCCTGCTGATTCTGAACAAGGCCGACCTGCTGCCAGGGGAACACAGACTCCAACTGAGGATGGAGTTGGGACGGCTCTCTGGACTTCCACCTGTCTCTCTGATCTCCTGCCACACCAGTGATGGACTGCAGGACTTCCTCAAAGCGCTTCACAGGAGTGTCAAAACTCT GTGTGGAGATCCACTCTCAGACGCCCCCACACTCACCCAGGCTCGCCATAGGGCCCACATACAGCAGTGTGTTTCTGCTCTGCACCAGTACGCCCAGTACCGGGACCTGGACCTCGCCCTGGCTGCCGAGGGCGTCAGGTTAGCACTGACCAGCCTGGGTCGGATCACTGGGCGAGTTGGAGCGGAAGAGATCTTGGATATCATCTTCAAAGACTTCTGTATTGGGAAGTAG
- the gtpbp3 gene encoding tRNA modification GTPase GTPBP3, mitochondrial isoform X2: MLLRSICHWVRRTSVQGFMTRFTRQLCSRKRLHTGLADAETIFTLSSGHGRCGVAVIRVSGPASETALRCMAGLTRSLPPPRTAMLRSITDPQSKEVLDRGLVLWFPGPNSFTGEDSLEFHIHGGPAVITAVLQALGSMPGMRPAEAGEFTRRAFQAGKLGLTEVEGLGDLIHAETEAQRRQALRQMSGELGQLYQDWTDRLKRCLAHVEAFIDFSEDELIEDGVLEQVDGSVDGLRSEMARHLQDERRGERLRSGVQVVIAGATNAGKSSLLNTLCQRPAAIVSPIAGTTRDVVETALDVGGFPVLLSDTAGLRDSMDLVEKEGIRRARERVEQADLTLLVVDSTQLPVNNQQLKSFLQQHLSTVLPSSEVRRCLLILNKADLLPGEHRLQLRMELGRLSGLPPVSLISCHTSDGLQDFLKALHRSVKTLCGDPLSDAPTLTQARHRAHIQQCVSALHQYAQYRDLDLALAAEGVRLALTSLGRITGRVGAEEILDIIFKDFCIGK; this comes from the exons ATGTTACTAAGGTCCATCTGTCATTGGGTGAGGAGAACCTCTGTCCAAGGATTTATGACGAG GTTTACAAGGCAATTATGCAGTCGTAAAAGACTCCACACTGGATTGGCTGATGCAGAGACCATCTTTACGTTATCATCGGGCCACGGTAGATGTGGTGTAGCTGTCATACGGGTCAGTGGTCCTGCATCAGAGACAGCCCTGCGGTGTATGGCTGGGTTGACACGCAGTCTGCCTCCTCCACGTACCGCCATGTTACGCAGCATCACTGATCCCCAGTCCAAAGAAGTGCTTGATCGTGGACTTGTGCTCTGGTTTCCAG GTCCAAACAGTTTTACTGGAGAGGACAGTTTAGAATTCCACATCCACGGGGGTCCAGCTGTCATCACTGCTGTCTTACAAGCATTAG gaaGCATGCCTGGTATGAGGCCTGCTGAAGCCGGCGAGTTCACACGGAGGGCCTTTCAAGCTGGGAAACTTGGACTCACAGAG GTTGAGGGTCTGGGAGACTTGATCCATGCTGAGACTGAAGCTCAGAGGAGGCAGGCACTACGGCAGATGTCGGGAGAGCTGGGCCAGCTCTACCAGGACTGGACCGACAGACTCAAACGA TGTCTCGCTCATGTGGAGGCCTTCATAGACTTCAGTGAGGATGAGCTAATTGAAGACGGGGTGCTGGAACAAG TAGATGGAAGTGTAGATGGTCTTCGATCAGAGATGGCTCGGCACTTGCAGGACGAGAGAAGAGGGGAACGGCTACGCAGTGGTGTTCAGGTGGTGATTGCAGGAGCCACCAATGCTGGGAAGAGCAGCCTCCTGAATACACTGT GCCAAAGACCAGCTGCAATTGTGTCTCCAATCGCCGGGACAACTAGGGACGTCGTGGAGACGGCACTGGATGTCGGAGGCTTCCCTGTCCTCCTGAGTGACACAGCTGGACTCAGAGACAGTATGGATCTGGTGGAGAAGGAAGGGATCCGCAGAGCACGTGAGAG GGTGGAGCAGGCAGATCTGACTCTGCTGGTTGTTGATTCTACGCAGCTCCCCGTCAACAACCAGCAGCTGAAGTCCTTCCTCCAACAACACCTGAGCACTGTCCTACCCAgttctgaag TGCGCCGTTGCCTGCTGATTCTGAACAAGGCCGACCTGCTGCCAGGGGAACACAGACTCCAACTGAGGATGGAGTTGGGACGGCTCTCTGGACTTCCACCTGTCTCTCTGATCTCCTGCCACACCAGTGATGGACTGCAGGACTTCCTCAAAGCGCTTCACAGGAGTGTCAAAACTCT GTGTGGAGATCCACTCTCAGACGCCCCCACACTCACCCAGGCTCGCCATAGGGCCCACATACAGCAGTGTGTTTCTGCTCTGCACCAGTACGCCCAGTACCGGGACCTGGACCTCGCCCTGGCTGCCGAGGGCGTCAGGTTAGCACTGACCAGCCTGGGTCGGATCACTGGGCGAGTTGGAGCGGAAGAGATCTTGGATATCATCTTCAAAGACTTCTGTATTGGGAAGTAG
- the plvapb gene encoding plasmalemma vesicle associated protein b, whose protein sequence is MYSSSYSRAKFGLESREPLHQRKGKSCGYYMRIIFFFSSLIQSLIIVSLVLFLIYGQPEKSAQERKVEELQRGFDSLSDSIIKLRKEKGDLGAQLGACVAEKAALMKDLELFKAEANKTEHQTKSKLSMCERQLSLTRSPMIRCPPAPPAVMMNNGGEIKTLQSLNTQQKAMINLIEANFTQMVQYLSHERDNAIKERDTQHQDAITLRKENAILNEQFTSYTIKCKEDFALSLDGIKTVTTGFLNKINDLFPHQLTFHLTCNSQKEQMENIRNSCTNLSREIENKFQLYLDNVGNKVATIQAMSSRLEVEKSHLKSDLKQCEQKHSQTTADLNQQLQLKQKQHDEQMERLLLEQNRLRDQKKLQEESLALKETELQLLRSQPNCKPGLTKPGGLLTNPQQNKQNGANWPHASALSKTPTVR, encoded by the exons ATGTACAGCTCCAGTTACTCCCGGGCCAAGTTTGGCCTGGAGTCCAGGGAACCACTGCACCAGCGCAAGGGGAAGAGTTGCGGCTACTACATGAggatcatcttcttcttctcctctctgatCCAGTCACTCATCatcgtcagcctggtgctcttcCTCATCTACGGACAGCCGGAGAAGTCGGCACAAGAGAGGAAAGTGGAG gagcTCCAACGGGGCTTCGACAGTCTCAGCGACAGCATCATCAAGCTGAGGAAGGAGAAGGGGGACCTGGGGGCACAGCTGGGAGCGTGTGTCGCCGAGAAAGCTGCTCTGATGAAGGATCTGGAACTCTTCAAGGCTGAGGCCAACAAAACAGAGcaccaaacaaaaagcaaactG TCAATGTGTGAGCGGCAACTGTCTTTAACGCGAAGTCCAATGATAAGGTGTCCTCCAGCACCGCCCGCAGTTATGATGAATAACGGTG GAGAGATAAAGACTTTGCAGAGTCTCAACACGCAGCAGAAAGCTATGATCAATCTCATCGAAGCCAACTTCACCCAGATGGTTCAGTACCTGAGCCACGAGAGAGACAACGCCATCAAAGAGAGGGACACTCAGCACCAAGATGCCATCACACTGCGGAAGGAGAACGCCATACTGAATGAGCAGTTCACCAGCTATACCAT AAAATGCAAAGAGGACTTTGCTCTCTCTTTGGACGGAATCAAGACAGTGACAACCGGCTTTTTGAACAAGATCAACGACCTGTTTCCCCACCAGCTGACCTTCCACCTGACCTGCAACAGCCAGAAGGAGCAAATGGAGAACATCAGGAACAGCTGCACCAACTTGTCCAGAGAAATAGAAAACAAGTTTCAACTGTATTTGGACAACGTGGGCAACAAG GTCGCCACAATTCAAGCCATGTCCAGTCGTCTGGAGGTGGAAAAATCACACCTGAAATCCGACCTGAAACAGTGTGAGCAGAAACACAGCCAGACAACGGCAGATCtgaaccagcagctgcagctcaagCAGAAGCAACATGACGAGCAG ATGGAGCGGCTACTGCTTGAGCAGAACCGACTGAGAGATCAGAAGAAACTGCAGGAGGAGAGTTTGGCTCTGAAAGagacagagctgcagctgctgagatCACAGCCCAACTGTAAG CCCGGTCTGACGAAGCCTGGCGGACTGCTGACCAACCCAcaacagaacaaacaaaatggGGCAAACTGGCCTCATGCATCTGCACTCAGCAAGACTCCAACA GTGAGATGA
- the gtpbp3 gene encoding tRNA modification GTPase GTPBP3, mitochondrial isoform X3 codes for MLLRSICHWVRRTSVQGFMTRFTRQLCSRKRLHTGLADAETIFTLSSGHGRCGVAVIRVSGPASETALRCMAGLTRSLPPPRTAMLRSITDPQSKEVLDRGLVLWFPGPNSFTGEDSLEFHIHGGPAVITAVLQALGSMPGMRPAEAGEFTRRAFQAGKLGLTEVEGLGDLIHAETEAQRRQALRQMSGELGQLYQDWTDRLKRCLAHVEAFIDFSEDELIEDGVLEQVDGSVDGLRSEMARHLQDERRGERLRSGVQVVIAGATNAGKSSLLNTLCQRPAAIVSPIAGTTRDVVETALDVGGFPVLLSDTAGLRDSMDLVEKEGIRRARERVEQADLTLLVVDSTQLPVNNQQLKSFLQQHLSTVLPSSEGQMVRRCLLILNKADLLPGEHRLQLRMELGRLSGLPPVSLISCHTSDGLQDFLKALHRSVKTLCGDPLSDAPTLTQARHRAHIQQCVSALHQYAQYRDLDLALAAEGVSVISVTGPSFL; via the exons ATGTTACTAAGGTCCATCTGTCATTGGGTGAGGAGAACCTCTGTCCAAGGATTTATGACGAG GTTTACAAGGCAATTATGCAGTCGTAAAAGACTCCACACTGGATTGGCTGATGCAGAGACCATCTTTACGTTATCATCGGGCCACGGTAGATGTGGTGTAGCTGTCATACGGGTCAGTGGTCCTGCATCAGAGACAGCCCTGCGGTGTATGGCTGGGTTGACACGCAGTCTGCCTCCTCCACGTACCGCCATGTTACGCAGCATCACTGATCCCCAGTCCAAAGAAGTGCTTGATCGTGGACTTGTGCTCTGGTTTCCAG GTCCAAACAGTTTTACTGGAGAGGACAGTTTAGAATTCCACATCCACGGGGGTCCAGCTGTCATCACTGCTGTCTTACAAGCATTAG gaaGCATGCCTGGTATGAGGCCTGCTGAAGCCGGCGAGTTCACACGGAGGGCCTTTCAAGCTGGGAAACTTGGACTCACAGAG GTTGAGGGTCTGGGAGACTTGATCCATGCTGAGACTGAAGCTCAGAGGAGGCAGGCACTACGGCAGATGTCGGGAGAGCTGGGCCAGCTCTACCAGGACTGGACCGACAGACTCAAACGA TGTCTCGCTCATGTGGAGGCCTTCATAGACTTCAGTGAGGATGAGCTAATTGAAGACGGGGTGCTGGAACAAG TAGATGGAAGTGTAGATGGTCTTCGATCAGAGATGGCTCGGCACTTGCAGGACGAGAGAAGAGGGGAACGGCTACGCAGTGGTGTTCAGGTGGTGATTGCAGGAGCCACCAATGCTGGGAAGAGCAGCCTCCTGAATACACTGT GCCAAAGACCAGCTGCAATTGTGTCTCCAATCGCCGGGACAACTAGGGACGTCGTGGAGACGGCACTGGATGTCGGAGGCTTCCCTGTCCTCCTGAGTGACACAGCTGGACTCAGAGACAGTATGGATCTGGTGGAGAAGGAAGGGATCCGCAGAGCACGTGAGAG GGTGGAGCAGGCAGATCTGACTCTGCTGGTTGTTGATTCTACGCAGCTCCCCGTCAACAACCAGCAGCTGAAGTCCTTCCTCCAACAACACCTGAGCACTGTCCTACCCAgttctgaaggtcagatgg TGCGCCGTTGCCTGCTGATTCTGAACAAGGCCGACCTGCTGCCAGGGGAACACAGACTCCAACTGAGGATGGAGTTGGGACGGCTCTCTGGACTTCCACCTGTCTCTCTGATCTCCTGCCACACCAGTGATGGACTGCAGGACTTCCTCAAAGCGCTTCACAGGAGTGTCAAAACTCT GTGTGGAGATCCACTCTCAGACGCCCCCACACTCACCCAGGCTCGCCATAGGGCCCACATACAGCAGTGTGTTTCTGCTCTGCACCAGTACGCCCAGTACCGGGACCTGGACCTCGCCCTGGCTGCCGAGGGCGTCAG TGTTATCTCTGTGACCGGCCCATCCTTCCTGtag
- the gtpbp3 gene encoding tRNA modification GTPase GTPBP3, mitochondrial isoform X4, producing MLLRSICHWVRRTSVQGFMTRFTRQLCSRKRLHTGLADAETIFTLSSGHGRCGVAVIRVSGPASETALRCMAGLTRSLPPPRTAMLRSITDPQSKEVLDRGLVLWFPGPNSFTGEDSLEFHIHGGPAVITAVLQALGSMPGMRPAEAGEFTRRAFQAGKLGLTEVEGLGDLIHAETEAQRRQALRQMSGELGQLYQDWTDRLKRCLAHVEAFIDFSEDELIEDGVLEQVDGSVDGLRSEMARHLQDERRGERLRSGVQVVIAGATNAGKSSLLNTLCQRPAAIVSPIAGTTRDVVETALDVGGFPVLLSDTAGLRDSMDLVEKEGIRRARERVEQADLTLLVVDSTQLPVNNQQLKSFLQQHLSTVLPSSEGQMVRRCLLILNKADLLPGEHRLQLRMELGRLSGLPPVSLISCHTSDGLQDFLKALHRSVKTLCGDPLSDAPTLTQARHRAHIQQCVSALHQYAQYRDLDLALAAEGVSSFFQAK from the exons ATGTTACTAAGGTCCATCTGTCATTGGGTGAGGAGAACCTCTGTCCAAGGATTTATGACGAG GTTTACAAGGCAATTATGCAGTCGTAAAAGACTCCACACTGGATTGGCTGATGCAGAGACCATCTTTACGTTATCATCGGGCCACGGTAGATGTGGTGTAGCTGTCATACGGGTCAGTGGTCCTGCATCAGAGACAGCCCTGCGGTGTATGGCTGGGTTGACACGCAGTCTGCCTCCTCCACGTACCGCCATGTTACGCAGCATCACTGATCCCCAGTCCAAAGAAGTGCTTGATCGTGGACTTGTGCTCTGGTTTCCAG GTCCAAACAGTTTTACTGGAGAGGACAGTTTAGAATTCCACATCCACGGGGGTCCAGCTGTCATCACTGCTGTCTTACAAGCATTAG gaaGCATGCCTGGTATGAGGCCTGCTGAAGCCGGCGAGTTCACACGGAGGGCCTTTCAAGCTGGGAAACTTGGACTCACAGAG GTTGAGGGTCTGGGAGACTTGATCCATGCTGAGACTGAAGCTCAGAGGAGGCAGGCACTACGGCAGATGTCGGGAGAGCTGGGCCAGCTCTACCAGGACTGGACCGACAGACTCAAACGA TGTCTCGCTCATGTGGAGGCCTTCATAGACTTCAGTGAGGATGAGCTAATTGAAGACGGGGTGCTGGAACAAG TAGATGGAAGTGTAGATGGTCTTCGATCAGAGATGGCTCGGCACTTGCAGGACGAGAGAAGAGGGGAACGGCTACGCAGTGGTGTTCAGGTGGTGATTGCAGGAGCCACCAATGCTGGGAAGAGCAGCCTCCTGAATACACTGT GCCAAAGACCAGCTGCAATTGTGTCTCCAATCGCCGGGACAACTAGGGACGTCGTGGAGACGGCACTGGATGTCGGAGGCTTCCCTGTCCTCCTGAGTGACACAGCTGGACTCAGAGACAGTATGGATCTGGTGGAGAAGGAAGGGATCCGCAGAGCACGTGAGAG GGTGGAGCAGGCAGATCTGACTCTGCTGGTTGTTGATTCTACGCAGCTCCCCGTCAACAACCAGCAGCTGAAGTCCTTCCTCCAACAACACCTGAGCACTGTCCTACCCAgttctgaaggtcagatgg TGCGCCGTTGCCTGCTGATTCTGAACAAGGCCGACCTGCTGCCAGGGGAACACAGACTCCAACTGAGGATGGAGTTGGGACGGCTCTCTGGACTTCCACCTGTCTCTCTGATCTCCTGCCACACCAGTGATGGACTGCAGGACTTCCTCAAAGCGCTTCACAGGAGTGTCAAAACTCT GTGTGGAGATCCACTCTCAGACGCCCCCACACTCACCCAGGCTCGCCATAGGGCCCACATACAGCAGTGTGTTTCTGCTCTGCACCAGTACGCCCAGTACCGGGACCTGGACCTCGCCCTGGCTGCCGAGGGCGTCAG CTCATTCTTTCAAGCTAAATAG